In one window of Streptomyces sp. NBC_01224 DNA:
- the nadD gene encoding nicotinate-nucleotide adenylyltransferase: MGEQEVPTGRGKRRIGVMGGTFDPIHHGHLVAASEVAAQFHLDEVIFVPTGQPWQKSHKHVSPAEDRYLMTVIATASNPQFSVSRSDIDRSGPTYTIDTLRDLRAIHGDADLFFITGADALSQILTWRDADELFSLSHFIGVTRPGHVLADPGLPEGGVSLVEVPALAISSTDCRERVAQGEPVWYLVPDGVVRYIDKRQLYRGE; the protein is encoded by the coding sequence ATGGGAGAGCAGGAAGTGCCTACCGGCCGCGGGAAGCGCCGAATCGGCGTGATGGGCGGGACATTTGACCCGATTCATCATGGACACCTGGTGGCGGCCAGCGAAGTGGCCGCCCAGTTCCACCTCGACGAGGTGATCTTCGTCCCGACCGGGCAGCCGTGGCAGAAGAGCCACAAGCACGTCTCCCCGGCCGAGGACCGCTATCTGATGACGGTCATCGCGACGGCGTCCAACCCGCAGTTCTCGGTCAGCCGGAGCGACATCGACCGCAGCGGGCCGACATACACCATCGATACGCTGCGGGACCTGCGCGCGATCCACGGCGACGCGGACCTCTTCTTCATCACCGGCGCCGACGCGCTCTCCCAGATCCTCACCTGGCGGGACGCCGACGAACTGTTCTCCCTCTCCCACTTCATCGGTGTGACGCGGCCGGGGCACGTGCTCGCGGACCCCGGGCTGCCGGAGGGCGGGGTCTCCCTCGTGGAGGTGCCCGCGCTCGCGATCTCGTCCACGGACTGCCGTGAGAGGGTCGCGCAGGGGGAGCCGGTCTGGTACTTGGTGCCGGACGGCGTGGTCCGCTACATCGACAAGCGCCAGCTGTACCGCGGCGAATGA
- the rsfS gene encoding ribosome silencing factor: MTATDRSIELINAAAQAAADRLAHDIIAYDVSDVLSITDAFLLASAPNDRQVKSIVDEIEERLQKELGAKPVRREGDRDARWILLDYVDIVIHVQHSEERVFYALERLWKDCPEIALPEDAVKTRGKAAEHAQLTGSTEGERS; this comes from the coding sequence GTGACCGCCACGGACCGCTCCATCGAGCTCATCAACGCCGCCGCTCAGGCGGCCGCCGACCGGCTCGCGCACGACATCATCGCGTACGACGTCAGCGACGTGCTGTCGATCACAGACGCCTTCCTGCTGGCTTCGGCCCCCAACGACCGCCAGGTCAAGTCGATCGTCGACGAGATCGAGGAGCGGCTCCAGAAGGAACTCGGCGCCAAGCCGGTGCGCCGTGAGGGCGACCGCGACGCGCGCTGGATTCTCCTCGACTACGTCGACATCGTCATCCATGTCCAGCACAGCGAGGAGCGGGTCTTCTACGCGCTGGAGCGCCTCTGGAAGGACTGCCCCGAGATCGCGCTCCCCGAGGACGCAGTCAAGACCCGGGGCAAGGCCGCGGAGCACGCCCAGCTCACCGGCAGCACGGAAGGTGAGCGGAGCTGA
- a CDS encoding helix-turn-helix transcriptional regulator codes for MVTAHQQEQHRRRPELAAFLRNRRARVTPADVGMAPGLRRRTPGLRREEVAQLSGVGVTWYTWLEQGRPINASPQVLDAVARTLRLDAPEREHLYHLAEVAYAPGRQTDAIEVGPEIQGIIDALDPHPAVVYNTRYDVLATNPAYRNLFGVPEMAGTSVRNVLWTLFTVPEEACPVVHRTQELPIMVATLRGAYGRHTGEPAWESFVEQLSAASPYFAELWRSGDVAPPGPRVKTFRHWAATDEIRMTSVSLSVNGLPECRIVAYTPADEESGEQVAALRRREGRPDVQSGHRTAGRDPRPDSQGERKDPAP; via the coding sequence ATGGTGACGGCACATCAGCAGGAGCAACACCGGCGGCGTCCGGAGCTCGCGGCCTTTCTGCGCAACCGCCGGGCGCGGGTGACACCCGCCGATGTGGGCATGGCGCCCGGACTGCGCCGCCGCACCCCGGGCCTGCGCCGCGAGGAGGTCGCACAGCTCTCCGGCGTCGGTGTCACCTGGTACACCTGGCTGGAACAGGGCCGTCCGATCAACGCCTCACCACAGGTCCTGGACGCCGTGGCGCGCACCCTGCGACTGGACGCGCCGGAGCGCGAGCACCTCTATCATCTGGCGGAGGTGGCCTACGCCCCGGGCAGACAGACCGACGCTATAGAGGTGGGGCCCGAGATCCAGGGCATCATCGACGCACTCGATCCGCACCCAGCCGTGGTCTACAACACTCGGTACGACGTCCTGGCCACCAATCCCGCCTACCGCAACCTGTTCGGCGTCCCCGAAATGGCGGGAACGAGCGTACGCAATGTGCTGTGGACGCTGTTCACGGTGCCCGAGGAGGCCTGTCCCGTCGTCCACCGGACCCAGGAACTGCCGATCATGGTGGCGACGCTGCGGGGAGCCTACGGACGCCATACGGGCGAGCCCGCCTGGGAATCGTTCGTCGAACAGCTCTCGGCCGCCAGCCCGTACTTCGCCGAACTGTGGCGCAGTGGGGATGTCGCCCCGCCGGGACCGCGGGTGAAGACCTTCCGGCACTGGGCGGCGACCGACGAGATACGGATGACCTCGGTATCGCTGTCCGTCAACGGCCTGCCGGAGTGCCGGATCGTGGCCTACACCCCGGCCGACGAGGAGAGCGGCGAGCAGGTGGCGGCGCTGCGGCGCCGGGAGGGGCGACCGGACGTACAGTCAGGGCATCGGACGGCCGGACGGGACCCCAGGCCGGACAGTCAGGGGGAACGCAAAGATCCCGCCCCCTGA
- the leuS gene encoding leucine--tRNA ligase: MSETNSAAETAAPHRYTAAMAADIEARWQDFWDAEGTYEAPNPTGDLAGNPELAAKPKKFIMDMFPYPSGAGLHVGHPLGYIATDVFARHQRMTGHNVLHTLGFDAFGLPAEQYAVQTGTHPRVSTEANIENMTAQLRRLGLGHDKRRSFATIESEYYKWTQWIFLQIFNSWYDTESDRARPIAELVAQFESGSRPTPDGRDWSALSAAERADVLGEYRLAYASDAPVNWSPGLGTVLANEEVTADGRSERGNFPVFKAKLRQWNMRITAYADRLLNDLDGLDWPEAIKLQQRNWIGRSEGARVDFPVDGAGDITVFTTRQDTLFGATYMVLAPEHELVERIIPAAWPEGTHPVWTGGHASPAEAVTAYRKLAAAKSDVERQAEAKDKTGVFTGAYATNPVSGEKVPVFIADYVLMGYGTGAIMAVPAHDARDFAFARAFELPMRCVVEPSGDRGTDPSTWDDAFASYEAKLVNSANDEISLDGLGVVDAKAKITEWLKAHGLGEGTVNFRLRDWLFSRQRYWGEPFPIVYDEDGIAHPLPESMLPLELPEVDDYSPRTFDPEDADTQPETPLSRNADWVNVTLDLGDGNGPKKYRRETNTMPNWAGSCWYELRYLDPNNDRQLVDPAIEQYWMGPREGQPTGGVDLYVGGAEHAVLHLLYARFWSKVLHDLGHISSAEPFHKLYNQGMIQAFVYRDSRGIAVPAAEVEERDGKFYYQGEKVSRVLGKMGKSLKNAVTPDEICAEYGADTLRLYEMAMGPLDVSRPWDTRAVVGQYRLLQRLWRNVVDEETGEVTVVDTEPGEETLRALHKAIDGVGQDMAGMRFNTAIAKVTELNNHLTKAGGPLSRSVAESLVLLVAPLAPHIAEELWRRLGHIESVVHQDFPAADPAYVVDETVTCVVQVKGKVKARLEISPSIADEELEALALADPAVVAALDGAGIRKVIVRAPKLVNIVPA; encoded by the coding sequence ATGAGCGAGACGAATTCCGCAGCCGAGACGGCTGCGCCGCACCGCTACACGGCGGCGATGGCCGCCGACATCGAGGCACGCTGGCAGGACTTCTGGGACGCCGAGGGCACGTACGAGGCACCGAATCCGACCGGTGACCTGGCGGGCAATCCGGAACTGGCCGCCAAGCCGAAGAAGTTCATCATGGACATGTTCCCGTACCCCTCGGGTGCGGGCCTGCACGTCGGTCACCCGCTGGGCTACATCGCCACCGACGTCTTCGCCCGCCACCAGCGGATGACCGGGCACAACGTGCTGCACACCCTGGGCTTCGACGCCTTCGGCCTGCCCGCGGAGCAGTACGCCGTGCAGACCGGCACGCACCCGCGGGTCTCCACCGAGGCCAACATCGAGAACATGACTGCCCAGCTGCGCCGGCTGGGCCTGGGCCATGACAAGCGCCGCTCGTTCGCCACGATCGAGTCGGAGTACTACAAGTGGACGCAGTGGATCTTCCTGCAGATCTTCAACTCCTGGTACGACACCGAGTCCGACCGGGCCCGTCCGATCGCCGAGCTGGTCGCACAGTTCGAGAGCGGTTCGCGTCCCACCCCGGACGGCCGTGACTGGAGCGCGCTGAGCGCCGCCGAGCGCGCGGACGTCCTGGGCGAGTACCGCCTGGCGTACGCATCCGACGCGCCGGTCAACTGGTCGCCGGGCCTGGGCACCGTACTGGCCAATGAAGAGGTGACGGCCGACGGCCGCTCCGAGCGGGGCAACTTCCCCGTCTTCAAGGCCAAGCTGCGCCAGTGGAACATGCGCATCACCGCCTACGCCGACCGGCTGCTGAACGACCTGGACGGGCTGGACTGGCCCGAGGCCATCAAGCTGCAGCAGCGCAACTGGATCGGGCGTTCCGAAGGCGCTCGCGTCGACTTCCCGGTCGACGGTGCGGGCGACATCACCGTCTTCACCACCCGCCAGGACACCCTGTTCGGTGCCACCTACATGGTGCTGGCGCCCGAGCACGAGCTGGTCGAGCGGATCATTCCGGCCGCCTGGCCCGAGGGCACCCACCCGGTGTGGACCGGCGGGCACGCCTCACCGGCCGAGGCCGTCACCGCGTACCGCAAGCTGGCCGCCGCCAAGTCCGACGTGGAGCGGCAGGCCGAGGCCAAGGACAAGACCGGTGTCTTCACCGGTGCGTACGCGACCAACCCGGTCAGCGGCGAGAAGGTGCCCGTCTTCATCGCCGACTACGTCCTGATGGGTTACGGCACCGGCGCGATCATGGCCGTACCGGCGCACGATGCGCGCGACTTCGCCTTCGCGCGCGCCTTCGAGCTGCCGATGCGCTGTGTCGTCGAGCCGTCGGGCGACCGCGGCACCGACCCCTCGACGTGGGACGACGCCTTCGCCTCGTACGAAGCGAAGCTGGTCAACTCAGCCAATGACGAGATCTCGCTGGACGGTCTGGGCGTCGTCGACGCCAAGGCGAAGATCACCGAGTGGCTGAAGGCGCACGGCCTCGGTGAGGGCACTGTCAACTTCCGGCTGCGCGACTGGCTGTTCAGCCGCCAGCGCTACTGGGGCGAGCCCTTCCCGATCGTCTACGACGAGGACGGCATCGCCCACCCGCTGCCCGAGTCGATGCTGCCCCTGGAACTGCCGGAGGTCGACGACTACTCGCCGCGCACCTTCGACCCCGAGGACGCCGACACCCAGCCCGAGACCCCGCTGTCCCGGAACGCCGACTGGGTCAACGTCACCCTGGACCTGGGCGACGGCAACGGCCCGAAGAAGTACCGCCGCGAGACCAACACCATGCCCAACTGGGCGGGCTCCTGCTGGTACGAGCTGCGCTACCTGGACCCGAACAACGACCGGCAGCTGGTCGACCCGGCCATCGAGCAGTACTGGATGGGCCCGCGCGAGGGGCAGCCGACCGGTGGTGTCGACCTGTACGTCGGCGGCGCCGAGCACGCCGTACTGCACCTGCTGTACGCCCGCTTCTGGTCCAAGGTGCTGCACGACCTGGGGCACATCTCGTCCGCCGAGCCGTTCCACAAGCTGTACAACCAGGGCATGATCCAGGCGTTCGTCTACCGGGACAGCCGCGGCATCGCGGTTCCGGCGGCCGAGGTCGAGGAGCGGGACGGAAAGTTCTACTACCAGGGCGAAAAGGTCAGCCGCGTCCTGGGCAAGATGGGCAAGTCCCTGAAGAACGCCGTCACGCCGGACGAGATCTGCGCCGAGTACGGTGCCGACACGCTGCGCCTGTACGAAATGGCGATGGGCCCCCTGGACGTGTCGCGGCCGTGGGACACGCGTGCTGTCGTCGGTCAGTACCGGCTGCTGCAGCGGCTGTGGCGCAACGTCGTGGACGAGGAGACCGGTGAGGTCACCGTCGTCGACACGGAGCCGGGTGAGGAGACGCTGCGGGCACTGCACAAGGCGATCGACGGGGTCGGCCAGGACATGGCCGGGATGCGCTTCAACACGGCCATCGCCAAGGTCACCGAGCTGAACAACCACCTGACCAAGGCAGGCGGCCCGCTGTCCCGGAGTGTCGCCGAGTCGCTGGTGCTGCTGGTGGCGCCGCTGGCGCCGCACATCGCCGAGGAGCTGTGGCGCCGGCTGGGCCACATCGAGTCGGTCGTGCACCAGGACTTCCCGGCCGCCGACCCGGCGTACGTCGTGGACGAGACCGTGACCTGCGTCGTTCAGGTCAAGGGCAAGGTCAAGGCTCGCCTGGAGATCTCCCCGTCGATCGCGGACGAGGAGCTGGAAGCACTGGCCCTGGCCGACCCGGCCGTGGTCGCGGCGCTGGACGGTGCGGGGATCCGCAAGGTGATCGTGCGCGCGCCGAAGCTGGTCAATATCGTCCCGGCGTGA
- a CDS encoding MFS transporter, with protein sequence MVLAAQFMALLDIFIVNVAAPTIRSELGASGAGLQLIVAGYTITYAVLLITGARLGGLLGHGRAHLAGLAVFTAASLACGLAAGTGQLIAFRLIQGAGAAVMIPQVLSLIQRHFAGEARIRALGAYSAVLATGAAAGQVVGGVLVSADLFGAGWRPVFLVNVPIGLVLLVLGIRVLPGEPRTGDARAQARARGLDLPGLVLLAATVTLLTVPLVLGQELDWPVWSWVCLIASVGFFAGFVGYESRLAARGGAPLIAPRVLRIPGMARAALRILVVMAINAGFLFAMTLHVQGGLGYSALRAGLMFAPTALVFGAVGLTWRRWPARLQGALVPVGFALVAVASVAIGLLMRDGGDGGLWLYVAFAITGSGMALGFSPTLTGALANVRPEDAADASGVLVTVTQLGQLLGVATFGTLYLNRLDTSGVQGSGQALWECTLALSVAAIAGASVGLVRRR encoded by the coding sequence CTGGTGCTCGCGGCTCAGTTCATGGCGCTGCTCGACATCTTCATCGTCAACGTCGCCGCCCCGACGATCCGGAGTGAACTCGGCGCCTCCGGAGCCGGGTTGCAGCTCATCGTGGCCGGCTACACCATCACGTACGCCGTGCTGCTCATCACCGGTGCCAGGCTCGGCGGGCTGCTCGGACACGGCCGGGCTCATCTGGCCGGACTCGCCGTCTTCACGGCTGCCTCGCTGGCCTGCGGACTTGCCGCGGGAACCGGGCAGTTGATCGCCTTCCGGCTGATCCAGGGGGCGGGTGCGGCGGTGATGATTCCGCAGGTGCTCAGCCTCATTCAGCGCCACTTCGCCGGCGAGGCGCGGATCCGTGCGCTCGGCGCCTACAGCGCGGTGCTTGCCACCGGGGCGGCCGCCGGGCAGGTGGTCGGTGGGGTGCTGGTCAGCGCCGATCTGTTCGGCGCGGGCTGGCGGCCGGTCTTCCTGGTGAATGTGCCGATCGGGCTGGTTCTGCTGGTGCTCGGCATCCGTGTGCTGCCCGGCGAACCGCGCACGGGGGACGCCAGAGCCCAGGCGCGTGCCCGCGGACTCGATCTGCCGGGTCTGGTGCTTCTCGCCGCAACCGTCACGCTGCTCACCGTCCCGCTGGTGCTCGGGCAGGAGTTGGACTGGCCGGTCTGGTCGTGGGTCTGCCTGATCGCCTCCGTGGGGTTCTTCGCCGGGTTCGTCGGTTATGAGTCACGGCTGGCCGCGCGCGGTGGTGCGCCCCTGATCGCGCCCAGGGTGTTGCGCATCCCCGGCATGGCGCGGGCGGCACTGCGCATTCTTGTGGTGATGGCGATCAACGCGGGCTTCCTCTTTGCGATGACGCTGCACGTCCAGGGCGGTCTGGGCTACTCGGCGCTGCGCGCGGGGCTGATGTTCGCACCGACCGCGCTGGTATTCGGTGCGGTCGGGCTGACCTGGCGCCGGTGGCCCGCGAGGCTCCAAGGGGCCCTGGTGCCGGTCGGGTTCGCCCTGGTGGCCGTCGCCTCCGTGGCCATCGGGCTGCTGATGCGGGACGGCGGCGACGGCGGGCTCTGGCTGTACGTGGCCTTCGCGATCACGGGCAGCGGTATGGCGCTGGGCTTCAGCCCCACCCTTACGGGGGCGTTGGCGAACGTACGTCCGGAGGATGCGGCTGATGCAAGCGGCGTACTGGTGACCGTCACCCAGCTCGGCCAGCTGCTCGGCGTCGCGACATTCGGCACGCTCTATCTCAACCGCCTTGATACGTCAGGGGTGCAGGGGTCGGGGCAGGCCCTGTGGGAATGCACTCTCGCACTGTCGGTGGCCGCGATCGCAGGCGCGTCGGTGGGTCTCGTACGGCGTCGGTGA
- a CDS encoding LCP family protein: MNDRQNPYDPYYQQPQIIGYDEYGQPVYQQPGQQSYDPYAPQQPQQEPHQADQGYGYDPYAQPQQQPYDPYAAPQQPQQPQQQAYGGYDGYGYDTGRQPAAVDTTQQWNIPQQAAAQPSPPAPAPARQEPEPEPDFEAGPEPAVPGQRRADRDYRTEQFSFIEEPDEDSEDVIDWLKFTESRSERREEARRRGRNRMVALIVVVVLVVVGGVGYLWSAGKIPGLSGSEKDNTASTGPQQRDVIVVHLRNTKKGGTSTALLVDNVTTKQGTTVLLPNSLAVADDEGVTTTLGKSVEDDGTTGTRDSIDTLLGTKISGTWRLDTPYLETLVDLVGSIEVDTDTEVPDTKKGASPLVKKGEAQTLSGQMAVAYATYRAPGEAEAKQLTRFGEVMRGVLRKISDDPKAATVTVQTLAQILDPSLPEKDLGASLAKLAQHAKAGDYKTALLPVQADGTLTDAATESVVKDILGGTVKAPEAGAAVRVGIKNATGDKDSTESAQIKLVNGGYVFVGGGTAETAALSEVVYKTAADKDKATQVAKTLGLPTSALKQGKPAANADVSVVLGQNYEIK; this comes from the coding sequence GTGAACGACCGACAGAACCCGTACGACCCGTACTACCAGCAGCCGCAGATCATCGGCTACGACGAGTACGGGCAGCCGGTGTATCAGCAGCCCGGACAGCAGTCGTACGACCCGTATGCGCCTCAGCAGCCCCAGCAGGAGCCGCATCAGGCCGACCAGGGGTACGGATACGACCCGTACGCCCAGCCTCAGCAGCAGCCGTACGACCCGTACGCAGCCCCCCAGCAGCCGCAACAGCCCCAACAGCAGGCATACGGCGGCTACGACGGCTATGGCTACGACACCGGCCGACAGCCCGCCGCGGTCGACACCACCCAGCAGTGGAACATCCCGCAGCAGGCCGCCGCACAGCCGTCCCCGCCCGCACCCGCGCCGGCCCGGCAGGAACCCGAGCCCGAGCCCGACTTCGAGGCCGGCCCGGAACCGGCCGTCCCCGGGCAGCGCCGAGCCGACCGCGACTACCGCACAGAGCAGTTCTCCTTCATCGAGGAGCCCGACGAGGACTCCGAAGACGTCATCGACTGGCTGAAGTTCACCGAGAGCCGCAGCGAGCGGCGCGAAGAGGCACGGCGTCGCGGCCGCAACCGCATGGTCGCGCTGATAGTCGTGGTGGTCCTGGTGGTGGTCGGCGGGGTCGGCTACCTCTGGTCCGCCGGCAAGATCCCCGGACTCTCCGGCTCGGAGAAGGACAACACCGCATCGACGGGCCCGCAGCAGCGGGACGTCATCGTGGTCCATCTGCGCAACACCAAGAAGGGCGGCACCTCCACGGCGCTGCTCGTCGACAATGTGACGACCAAACAGGGGACCACGGTCCTGCTCCCCAACTCGCTCGCGGTCGCCGACGACGAGGGCGTCACGACCACCCTCGGCAAGTCCGTGGAGGACGACGGCACCACGGGTACCCGCGATTCCATCGACACACTGCTCGGCACCAAGATCAGCGGCACGTGGCGGCTCGACACCCCCTATCTGGAGACTCTCGTCGATCTGGTCGGCAGCATCGAGGTCGACACCGACACCGAAGTGCCCGACACGAAGAAGGGCGCTTCCCCCCTGGTGAAGAAGGGTGAGGCGCAGACCCTGAGCGGCCAGATGGCCGTTGCATACGCCACTTACCGGGCACCCGGTGAGGCGGAGGCGAAGCAGCTCACGCGGTTCGGGGAGGTCATGCGGGGCGTTCTGCGGAAGATCTCGGACGATCCGAAGGCCGCCACGGTCACCGTGCAGACGCTGGCGCAGATCCTCGACCCGTCGCTCCCCGAGAAGGATCTCGGTGCCTCGCTGGCGAAGCTCGCCCAGCATGCCAAGGCCGGCGACTACAAGACGGCACTGCTGCCGGTGCAGGCCGACGGCACCCTTACCGACGCGGCCACCGAGAGCGTCGTCAAGGACATCCTGGGCGGCACGGTGAAGGCTCCGGAAGCCGGTGCGGCGGTGCGGGTCGGGATCAAGAACGCCACCGGTGACAAGGACAGCACGGAGTCCGCCCAGATCAAGCTGGTCAACGGCGGCTATGTCTTCGTCGGCGGCGGAACGGCCGAGACCGCGGCGCTGTCCGAGGTCGTCTACAAGACCGCGGCGGACAAGGACAAGGCGACGCAGGTCGCCAAGACCCTGGGCCTGCCGACGAGCGCGCTGAAGCAGGGCAAGCCCGCCGCGAACGCGGATGTGTCCGTCGTGCTGGGCCAGAACTACGAGATCAAATGA
- a CDS encoding histidine phosphatase family protein: MNGSGSGRGRRIVLWRHGQTAWNLERRFQGSTDIALTEAGVGQAQRAARLLASLKPAAIVASDLQRAAATAAELAAITGLEVAHDAGLRETYAGAWQGLTHEEIVELYGEQYAAWKRGEPVRRGGGELETEVADRAAPVVLGHAEKLPDSGTLVVVSHGGTIRTTIGRLLGLEAHHWEGLGGLSNCCWSVLGEGARGWRLLEHNAGTLPEPVLGDDT, encoded by the coding sequence CTGAACGGCAGCGGAAGCGGCAGGGGCCGCAGGATCGTTCTCTGGCGACACGGCCAGACGGCATGGAATCTGGAGCGCCGGTTCCAGGGCTCCACGGACATCGCGCTCACCGAGGCCGGCGTCGGGCAGGCCCAGCGGGCCGCCCGGCTGCTCGCCTCGCTGAAGCCGGCTGCGATCGTCGCCTCGGATCTGCAGCGGGCGGCGGCCACGGCCGCCGAGCTCGCCGCGATCACCGGCCTCGAAGTAGCGCACGACGCGGGACTGCGCGAGACCTACGCGGGCGCCTGGCAGGGCCTCACCCACGAGGAGATCGTGGAGCTGTACGGCGAGCAGTACGCCGCATGGAAGCGCGGCGAGCCCGTGCGCCGCGGCGGCGGTGAGCTGGAGACCGAGGTCGCCGACCGGGCCGCCCCTGTCGTACTCGGACACGCCGAGAAGCTGCCCGACAGCGGCACACTCGTCGTGGTCAGCCACGGCGGCACCATCCGCACCACCATCGGTCGGCTGCTGGGTCTGGAGGCGCACCACTGGGAAGGGCTCGGCGGGCTCTCCAACTGCTGCTGGTCGGTGCTGGGCGAGGGCGCGCGGGGCTGGCGCCTGCTGGAGCACAATGCCGGCACGCTGCCGGAGCCGGTGCTCGGCGACGACACGTAG